The Paenalcaligenes faecalis genome has a window encoding:
- the serB gene encoding phosphoserine phosphatase SerB yields the protein MSNLILQALQFDQSAIEKIAAIADAEGVQELGPTAIRLLGVNTENRAEIQAACQQAKLDFAFIDPVHLLREMKILAMDMDSTLINIECIDEIAAAVGRKAEVSAITEAAMRGEITDFAESLTRRVALLEGVPESALQQVYEQRLQLNAGAERLVSVAKQHGVRTLLVSGGFTFFTQRLQERLGIDEAYANTLEIKDGKLTGRVQGDIVGSQTKADHVMRLAKELHATKEQIIAVGDGANDLPMMAQAAYSVAYRAKPVVQEQARFALNVAPLDAIINWFRLSF from the coding sequence ATGTCAAATTTAATTTTACAAGCCTTGCAGTTCGACCAATCAGCGATAGAAAAAATTGCGGCAATTGCTGATGCTGAGGGCGTACAAGAGCTAGGGCCAACGGCTATTCGTTTATTAGGTGTTAATACCGAAAATCGGGCAGAGATTCAAGCTGCGTGTCAGCAGGCTAAACTTGATTTTGCTTTTATTGATCCCGTGCATCTATTACGCGAGATGAAAATTCTTGCTATGGACATGGACTCCACACTGATCAATATTGAATGTATTGATGAGATTGCTGCGGCAGTAGGTCGTAAGGCAGAGGTGTCGGCGATTACTGAGGCTGCGATGCGTGGTGAGATTACCGATTTTGCTGAAAGCTTAACGCGTCGTGTAGCACTGCTAGAGGGTGTGCCTGAAAGCGCATTGCAACAGGTTTATGAGCAACGTTTACAGCTCAATGCTGGCGCTGAGCGATTGGTTTCGGTTGCAAAGCAGCATGGGGTTCGTACGTTATTGGTTTCTGGTGGTTTCACCTTCTTTACGCAACGCCTACAAGAGCGATTGGGTATTGATGAGGCCTATGCGAACACATTAGAGATCAAAGACGGTAAGTTAACAGGTCGAGTCCAAGGTGACATTGTCGGCTCACAAACTAAAGCAGATCACGTGATGCGTTTAGCTAAAGAGTTACATGCCACCAAAGAGCAAATCATCGCCGTGGGTGACGGGGCTAATGATTTGCCAATGATGGCACAGGCCGCTTACTCCGTTGCATACAGGGCCAAGCCTGTGGTGCAGGAACAGGCTCGCTTTGCGTTAAACGTGGCCCCTTTAGATGCGATTATTAACTGGTTTAGATTAAGCTTTTAA
- a CDS encoding DUF2818 family protein, giving the protein MHRVLSQTLFVSPLHLLLISAACVLVVIVALAIPAWMQRQFVIEKSFFARLLELTAIYLFVGLLGVGFESSLGNVFPQGWEFYAITYSLFLILAYPGFVMRYLLKRRRVLVNKANAV; this is encoded by the coding sequence ATGCATCGGGTTTTAAGTCAGACATTATTTGTGAGCCCGCTACATTTATTGTTGATTAGTGCTGCCTGTGTGCTGGTGGTTATAGTAGCCTTAGCCATTCCTGCTTGGATGCAACGTCAATTCGTTATCGAAAAATCTTTTTTTGCACGACTACTAGAGTTAACCGCCATTTATCTGTTTGTTGGGTTATTAGGCGTGGGTTTTGAGTCTAGTCTTGGAAACGTATTTCCTCAAGGTTGGGAATTCTATGCCATTACTTATAGTTTGTTTTTGATATTGGCTTATCCCGGTTTTGTGATGCGTTACTTGTTAAAACGTCGTCGTGTGTTGGTGAATAAAGCTAACGCAGTCTAA